A genome region from Nicotiana tabacum cultivar K326 chromosome 13, ASM71507v2, whole genome shotgun sequence includes the following:
- the LOC107803258 gene encoding mitochondrial pyruvate carrier 4-like → MATSKFQALWNHPAGPKTIHFWAPTFKWGISIANIADFAKPPEKISLPQQIAVTATGLIWSRYSLVITPKNWNLFSVNVAMAGTGIYQLSRKVRHDYFNEEEQPVVAKEG, encoded by the exons ATGGCGACTTCAAAATTCCAGGCTCTATGGAATCACCCTGCTGGTCCAAAGACCA TTCATTTCTGGGCACCAACCTTCAAGTGGGGCATCAGTATAGCAAATATCGCTGACTTTGCTAAGCCtcctgaaaagatttcattaccCCAGCAAATAG CTGTTACAGCTACTGGACTTATCTGGTCTCGCTATAGTTTGGTAATTACTCCG AAAAACTGGAACCTCTTCAGTGTAAATGTGGCAATGGCTGGAACAGGCATATATCAACTTTCGCGAAAAGTTCG GCATGATTATTTTAACGAGGAGGAGCAACCTGTGGTAGCTAAAGAAGGATGA